From one Streptomyces sp. SCSIO 30461 genomic stretch:
- a CDS encoding DUF6002 family protein, protein MCSAEQSADAPGVVPCALDRYFHGIAAAARAADAERETAPLLPLELVEKPPGFAEFAAVSDIGLTRVEQRTYLLDLTRNPGTRTTKTLASLLMVARAAAHVRKTGERVLFLTPTSGNKGMALRDAVARAYTSGLASPEEVRSAVLVPAASRYKFRDSALNADPALRAANPVLVADVGEPSEVKAMAGRVLTGYADRVFDTTGFRLCYTHDLDNYRVGDATRAFAEAELLPLTPESASRVHAHAVSSAFGLLGYHLGHRMLTEGMAGFPRPASHPAFLLVQQLATPDLVTSLGVQPPEYAYDAAAALWRQSSVPSVPEFPAATDDPQEVIDPTFWTRRPATSALIGAVIRRHGGGGVVVSKRECIERLDRVRGLVAEAGIAIARDPSLIQEWSLVKAFAGVLVARERGLIAESADVVVHGAGYYSDDLIDPFPAEHLGRADTTEELAGAVLAAARV, encoded by the coding sequence GTGTGTTCCGCAGAGCAGTCGGCCGACGCCCCGGGGGTTGTGCCGTGTGCGCTCGACCGGTACTTCCACGGGATCGCCGCCGCGGCGCGTGCGGCCGACGCGGAGCGCGAGACGGCCCCCCTCCTTCCTCTCGAGCTGGTCGAGAAGCCCCCGGGTTTCGCGGAGTTCGCTGCCGTCAGCGACATCGGCCTCACCCGTGTGGAGCAGCGCACCTACCTGCTGGATCTGACACGGAACCCGGGGACCAGGACCACCAAGACCCTGGCGTCCCTGCTCATGGTGGCGCGTGCGGCGGCCCATGTCCGGAAGACCGGCGAGCGGGTGCTGTTCCTCACCCCTACTTCCGGTAACAAAGGCATGGCGTTGCGGGACGCGGTCGCCCGCGCGTACACGAGCGGACTGGCTTCACCGGAAGAGGTCCGCTCGGCGGTCCTCGTGCCCGCCGCCTCGCGGTACAAGTTCCGCGACAGTGCGCTGAACGCAGACCCTGCGCTGCGTGCCGCGAACCCTGTGCTCGTCGCCGACGTCGGGGAGCCGAGCGAGGTGAAGGCCATGGCCGGGAGGGTGCTGACCGGGTACGCCGACCGCGTCTTCGACACCACCGGATTCCGCCTTTGCTACACCCACGACCTCGACAACTACCGTGTCGGTGACGCGACACGCGCCTTCGCCGAGGCCGAACTGCTTCCCCTCACCCCCGAGAGCGCGTCGCGGGTGCACGCCCACGCCGTCTCCAGCGCCTTCGGACTGCTCGGATACCACCTGGGGCACCGGATGCTCACCGAAGGAATGGCGGGGTTCCCGCGGCCGGCCAGCCACCCCGCCTTCCTCCTCGTCCAGCAGTTGGCGACTCCCGATCTGGTGACCTCCCTGGGCGTTCAGCCGCCCGAATACGCGTACGACGCCGCAGCGGCCCTGTGGCGCCAGTCGTCCGTACCTTCCGTACCCGAGTTCCCCGCTGCCACGGATGATCCGCAGGAGGTCATCGACCCGACCTTCTGGACCCGCCGACCGGCCACCAGCGCCCTGATCGGCGCGGTCATCAGACGACACGGCGGTGGCGGCGTGGTGGTGTCCAAGCGTGAGTGCATCGAGCGCCTGGACCGGGTGCGCGGGCTGGTCGCCGAGGCGGGCATCGCCATCGCCCGCGATCCCTCCCTGATCCAGGAGTGGTCGCTGGTGAAGGCGTTCGCGGGAGTGCTCGTGGCACGGGAGCGCGGGCTGATCGCGGAGTCGGCCGATGTCGTCGTCCACGGAGCCGGCTACTACAGCGACGATCTCATCGACCCGTTCCCGGCCGAACACCTCGGCCGGGCCGACACCACCGAGGAACTGGCCGGCGCCGTCCTCGCGGCGGCGCGTGTCTGA
- the argJ gene encoding bifunctional glutamate N-acetyltransferase/amino-acid acetyltransferase ArgJ, with protein sequence MAGAVAAPRGFLVHTASVGLGGDERDGGDDFAILLSAHPAECSAVFTRSLFAGPSIVVSRDESRVAAARGVVVTARNGNVANGPRGLRDARELRASAARACAVPETELLIASTGVIGRPYPMGEILAHLSSLEWPPTDDDGWPERAARAIMTTDTRPKTATERCGPATVLGIAKGVGMIEPDMATLLAFFLTDANIPRPALDAIFRRVVDATFNAVSVDTDTSIADMAAVFANGLAGPVDLGEFERSLHSVALPLAKMVARDGEGASKLIEVTVTGARDSAQAKRVAKAVVNSPLVKTGVTGGDPNWLRIAVAVGKCHDDTDIDADRVTIGIGGTPVQPAGPADRPERTERAIEEHLRGDEVHITVGLGIGDARYTAFGCDLGPGFLDISSRRTCWSTDTWGIGSRSGPPRP encoded by the coding sequence ATGGCGGGAGCGGTGGCAGCGCCTCGTGGGTTCCTCGTGCATACCGCGTCGGTCGGCCTCGGCGGGGATGAGCGCGACGGCGGTGACGACTTCGCCATCCTGCTCTCCGCCCACCCGGCGGAGTGCAGCGCGGTGTTCACGCGCTCGCTCTTCGCGGGTCCCAGCATCGTGGTGTCCAGGGACGAGAGCCGGGTGGCGGCGGCGCGTGGAGTCGTCGTCACCGCCCGTAACGGCAATGTGGCCAACGGACCCCGGGGGCTGCGGGACGCCCGGGAGCTGCGCGCGTCCGCGGCCCGTGCCTGCGCGGTACCCGAGACGGAGTTGCTGATCGCGTCCACCGGGGTCATCGGCAGGCCGTACCCCATGGGCGAGATCCTGGCCCATCTGTCGTCGCTCGAATGGCCGCCCACGGACGACGACGGCTGGCCGGAGCGAGCGGCCCGCGCCATCATGACCACCGACACCCGGCCCAAGACGGCGACGGAGCGGTGCGGTCCCGCCACCGTCCTCGGCATCGCCAAGGGCGTCGGGATGATCGAGCCGGACATGGCCACGCTCCTGGCCTTCTTCCTCACCGACGCGAACATCCCCCGCCCCGCCCTCGACGCGATCTTCCGGAGGGTGGTGGACGCGACCTTCAACGCCGTGTCCGTGGACACCGACACCTCCATCGCCGACATGGCGGCGGTCTTCGCGAACGGACTGGCCGGACCGGTCGACCTCGGAGAGTTCGAACGCTCCCTCCACTCCGTCGCCCTCCCCCTGGCGAAGATGGTCGCCAGGGATGGGGAGGGCGCCTCCAAGCTGATCGAGGTCACCGTGACAGGGGCCAGGGACAGCGCGCAGGCCAAGCGCGTGGCCAAGGCCGTGGTCAACTCCCCGCTGGTCAAGACGGGTGTGACCGGCGGGGACCCCAACTGGCTGCGGATCGCGGTGGCGGTGGGCAAGTGCCATGACGACACCGACATCGATGCGGACCGGGTCACCATCGGCATCGGCGGGACGCCCGTCCAACCTGCCGGGCCCGCGGACCGGCCCGAGCGCACAGAACGCGCCATCGAGGAGCACCTGCGCGGAGACGAGGTGCACATCACCGTGGGACTCGGCATCGGCGACGCCCGGTACACGGCTTTCGGCTGCGACCTGGGACCGGGTTTCCTGGACATCAGCTCGCGGCGCACCTGCTGGAGCACCGACACCTGGGGCATCGGCAGCCGCAGCGGCCCGCCGCGCCCCTGA
- a CDS encoding glucose 1-dehydrogenase: MGEAGRVVGKTAIVTGGSRGMGEQHVRRLVAEGARVLVADVLVDAGEALAAELGDAAAFARLDVTSPAEWEQAVRRTLDEFGGRVDILVNNAGIANGSPVDSFEPADWEKIIGINLSGVFYGMRAVVPAMKSQGGGSIVNISSVEGLRGSPWLHGYVAAKFGVRGITKSVAVEVGSFGIRVNSVHPGFIETPMTEGIDPAVLQIPLGRGARPEEVSDLVLFLASDESGYCTGAEFVIDGGLVAGIPLRG, encoded by the coding sequence ATGGGTGAAGCGGGACGCGTCGTGGGGAAGACCGCAATCGTGACGGGGGGTTCGCGCGGTATGGGCGAGCAGCACGTGCGCCGACTGGTGGCGGAGGGCGCGCGGGTGCTTGTCGCCGACGTGCTGGTCGACGCGGGGGAGGCCCTGGCCGCCGAGCTGGGAGACGCTGCCGCGTTCGCGCGCCTCGACGTCACAAGCCCGGCTGAGTGGGAGCAGGCGGTGCGCCGGACGCTCGATGAGTTCGGCGGGAGGGTCGACATCCTGGTCAACAACGCGGGTATCGCGAACGGGAGCCCGGTCGACAGCTTCGAGCCCGCCGACTGGGAGAAGATCATCGGCATCAACCTGTCCGGCGTCTTCTACGGCATGCGGGCTGTGGTGCCGGCCATGAAGTCTCAGGGTGGCGGCTCGATCGTCAACATCTCGTCGGTCGAGGGCCTTCGCGGCAGCCCCTGGCTGCACGGCTACGTGGCGGCCAAGTTCGGGGTGCGTGGGATCACCAAGTCGGTGGCGGTCGAGGTCGGGAGCTTCGGGATCCGGGTGAACTCCGTGCACCCAGGCTTCATCGAGACGCCCATGACGGAGGGCATCGACCCGGCCGTGCTGCAGATTCCACTCGGCCGCGGAGCGCGGCCCGAGGAGGTCTCGGACCTGGTGCTGTTCCTTGCTTCCGACGAGTCCGGGTACTGCACGGGCGCCGAGTTCGTGATCGACGGCGGCCTCGTCGCGGGTATTCCGCTCCGCGGCTGA
- the pspAA gene encoding PspA-associated protein PspAA, whose amino-acid sequence MIVRIMGEGQWRVDNGHFDELNKLDDELLAEMESGDEPGFRRTLCGLLDAVRRLGAPLPDDSLEPSELILPSPEATLEEVRDMLDDDGLIPG is encoded by the coding sequence ATGATCGTCAGGATCATGGGGGAAGGCCAGTGGAGGGTCGACAACGGGCACTTCGACGAGCTGAACAAGCTGGACGATGAGCTCCTGGCGGAAATGGAGTCCGGCGACGAGCCCGGCTTCCGGCGGACGCTGTGCGGACTGCTCGACGCGGTCCGCCGGCTCGGCGCTCCGCTGCCCGATGATTCGTTGGAGCCGTCCGAGCTGATACTGCCGTCCCCGGAGGCGACGCTGGAGGAAGTCCGCGACATGCTCGACGACGACGGGTTGATCCCGGGCTGA
- a CDS encoding PspA/IM30 family protein, which translates to MSGVMKRMGMIFRAKANKALDRAEDPRETLDYSYQKQLELLQKVRRGVADVATSRKRLELQLNQLQGQSSKLEDQGRKALALGREDLAREALSRRAALQQQVTDLETQHQTLQGEEEKLTLAAQRLQAKVDAFRTKKETIKATYTAAQAQTRIGEAFSGISEEMGDVGLAIQRAEDKTAQLQARAGAIDELLASGALDDPTGMAKDDIAAELDRISGGTDVELELQRMKAELAGGSGGQQQAIEGGDGSTAQDGPNLNKQ; encoded by the coding sequence ATGAGCGGTGTCATGAAGCGTATGGGGATGATCTTCCGCGCGAAGGCAAACAAGGCCCTTGACCGGGCCGAGGATCCGCGCGAGACCCTCGATTATTCGTATCAGAAGCAGCTTGAGCTGCTGCAGAAGGTACGCCGCGGCGTCGCCGACGTCGCGACCTCCCGCAAGCGCCTGGAACTGCAGCTCAACCAGCTCCAGGGCCAGTCGTCGAAGCTGGAGGACCAGGGCCGCAAGGCACTCGCGCTCGGCCGCGAGGACCTGGCCCGGGAGGCGCTGTCCCGCCGCGCCGCGCTCCAGCAGCAGGTCACCGATCTGGAGACCCAGCACCAGACCCTGCAGGGCGAGGAGGAGAAGCTCACCCTCGCGGCCCAGCGGCTCCAGGCCAAGGTGGACGCCTTCCGCACGAAGAAGGAGACCATCAAGGCCACCTACACCGCGGCCCAGGCCCAGACCAGGATCGGCGAGGCGTTCTCCGGGATCTCCGAGGAGATGGGTGATGTCGGCCTGGCGATCCAGCGTGCCGAGGACAAGACCGCCCAGCTCCAGGCGCGCGCCGGCGCGATCGACGAACTGCTCGCCTCCGGCGCGCTGGACGACCCGACGGGCATGGCCAAGGACGACATCGCGGCCGAGCTGGACCGTATCTCCGGTGGCACGGACGTCGAGCTGGAGCTCCAGCGCATGAAGGCAGAGCTGGCGGGAGGCAGCGGCGGCCAGCAGCAGGCCATCGAGGGCGGCGACGGTTCCACGGCGCAGGACGGGCCGAACCTCAACAAGCAGTGA
- a CDS encoding DUF3043 domain-containing protein gives MFRSRSKDEKAPTEKVTADLSKQPRDPEAPKGRPTPKRSEAQGQRRRAQSGAPVDRKEAARRQREARRADLAKQREALAGGDERYLPPRDKGPVRRFVRDYIDSRFCIAEFFLPLAVVILVLSMIRVAQLQNISLLLWLGVIVMIVIDSIGVSFRLKKQLKERFPNESTRGAVAYALMRSLQMRRLRLPKPQVKRGERP, from the coding sequence GTGTTCCGTAGCCGATCGAAGGATGAGAAGGCCCCCACCGAGAAGGTGACGGCGGACCTCTCCAAGCAGCCCCGCGACCCTGAGGCCCCCAAGGGCAGGCCCACCCCGAAGCGGAGTGAGGCCCAGGGCCAGCGCCGCCGTGCCCAGTCGGGTGCGCCCGTCGACCGCAAGGAGGCCGCGCGCCGCCAGCGTGAGGCGCGCCGTGCCGACCTGGCCAAGCAGCGCGAGGCACTCGCCGGTGGCGATGAGCGGTATCTGCCGCCCCGCGACAAGGGTCCGGTGCGTCGTTTCGTACGCGACTACATCGACTCGCGCTTCTGCATCGCGGAGTTCTTCCTGCCCCTGGCCGTCGTGATCCTGGTGCTGTCCATGATCCGTGTGGCGCAGCTCCAGAACATCTCACTGCTGCTGTGGCTGGGCGTCATCGTGATGATCGTCATCGACTCGATCGGGGTCTCCTTCCGGCTGAAGAAGCAGCTGAAGGAGCGCTTCCCGAACGAGTCGACGCGCGGCGCGGTGGCGTACGCCCTGATGCGCTCGCTCCAGATGCGTCGACTCCGCCTGCCGAAACCGCAGGTCAAGCGCGGAGAGCGGCCCTGA
- a CDS encoding class I SAM-dependent methyltransferase → MSGAPSGVAGFDGGAAAWIQGLGGLRNTVRQELVARQLDEQIAGRFPVGQRLRILDVGMGQGTQALRLARAGHTVTGLESDPGMLALAREALASEPAGIRERFRMIEGDGRDTGVHFLPGAFDVVLCHGVLMYVSDRDAMLAGLARMLAPGGLLSLLVRNGDALAMRPGLGSDWSGALAAFDTDGYTNRLGLAVRADRLSDLTATLAGIAAPLHAWYGVRVFTDNVPDEAEPPSGAALDRLLAAEDRAGRTDPYRAVAALLHLCGVRD, encoded by the coding sequence ATGTCCGGTGCCCCCTCCGGTGTCGCCGGTTTCGACGGTGGCGCCGCCGCCTGGATCCAGGGCTTGGGCGGGCTGCGCAACACCGTCCGGCAGGAGCTTGTGGCGCGCCAGCTGGACGAGCAGATCGCCGGGCGCTTCCCGGTCGGGCAGCGCCTGCGGATCCTCGACGTCGGCATGGGCCAGGGCACCCAGGCGCTGCGTCTCGCCCGCGCCGGGCACACGGTGACCGGTCTCGAATCCGACCCCGGGATGCTTGCGCTGGCGCGTGAGGCGCTGGCGTCGGAGCCCGCCGGTATCCGGGAGCGCTTCCGGATGATCGAGGGCGACGGCCGGGACACCGGAGTGCACTTCCTGCCCGGCGCCTTCGACGTGGTGCTGTGCCACGGGGTGCTGATGTACGTGTCGGACCGCGACGCGATGCTCGCCGGCCTGGCCCGGATGCTGGCGCCCGGTGGTCTGCTGTCGCTCCTGGTGCGCAACGGTGACGCACTGGCCATGCGCCCGGGTCTCGGGAGTGACTGGTCGGGTGCGCTGGCGGCCTTCGACACGGACGGGTACACCAACCGCCTCGGCCTGGCCGTACGCGCCGACCGGCTTTCCGACCTGACGGCGACGCTCGCGGGGATCGCGGCACCGCTGCACGCCTGGTACGGGGTGCGGGTCTTCACGGACAACGTGCCCGACGAGGCTGAGCCGCCGTCCGGTGCGGCGCTCGACCGGCTGCTCGCGGCCGAGGACCGGGCGGGCCGGACCGATCCGTACCGGGCGGTGGCGGCGCTGCTGCACCTGTGCGGGGTGCGCGACTGA
- a CDS encoding bifunctional adenosylcobinamide kinase/adenosylcobinamide-phosphate guanylyltransferase, protein MDVTLLGTGAPSGLPRPDCTCAVCAAARDAHARAVTALLVDGALLLDLTPGAALAAARAGRSLVGVRQVLLTHPHDGPAVELPVGLPTAGRVPDGQELTLISGHRVRAVPLDSPGTGYEVTSPDGDRLLYLPPGGAPAGVTGAAGGTAPYDMVVADVIGRPDGLARLRGSGVVIPTTDVVAVHIDHDVPPGAELERRLAAAGARTVPDGTTLYVGDYRAVPDVPRRTLVTGGARSGKSLEAERRLESFPDVLYVATSGVRAGDPDWAARVAAHRERRPGSWRTLESCELVPLLAENGPPLLIDCLSLWLTDAMDRVDAWDDEVWECSGREALHRHVAELVAAVRATRRTVVAVTNEVGSGVVPATASGRRFRDELGRLNTAFAAECEHLLLVVAGQPLVLRG, encoded by the coding sequence GTGGATGTGACTCTGCTCGGCACCGGCGCCCCCAGCGGGCTCCCCCGCCCCGACTGCACCTGCGCCGTCTGCGCAGCCGCTCGCGACGCTCACGCGCGCGCCGTGACCGCCCTGCTGGTCGACGGGGCCCTGCTGCTCGATCTGACCCCGGGGGCGGCGTTGGCCGCCGCTCGGGCCGGGCGCTCACTCGTGGGCGTACGCCAGGTGCTGCTGACACATCCGCACGACGGGCCCGCGGTGGAGCTGCCCGTGGGCCTGCCGACCGCGGGGCGGGTGCCGGACGGCCAGGAGTTGACGCTGATCAGCGGGCACCGGGTGCGCGCTGTGCCGCTGGACTCACCGGGCACGGGGTACGAGGTGACCTCGCCGGACGGCGACCGGCTGCTGTACCTGCCGCCGGGCGGAGCGCCCGCGGGTGTCACCGGCGCGGCGGGCGGCACGGCCCCGTACGACATGGTGGTCGCCGATGTCATCGGTCGCCCGGACGGGCTCGCGCGGCTGCGCGGTTCCGGCGTGGTCATCCCGACGACGGATGTGGTCGCGGTCCATATCGACCACGACGTCCCACCGGGCGCGGAGCTGGAGCGGCGGCTCGCGGCAGCGGGCGCACGGACCGTTCCCGACGGTACGACGCTGTACGTGGGCGACTACCGAGCGGTGCCGGACGTACCTCGCCGCACCCTGGTCACGGGCGGGGCGCGGTCAGGGAAGTCGCTGGAGGCGGAGCGCCGGCTGGAGTCGTTCCCCGACGTGCTGTACGTGGCGACCAGCGGTGTCCGCGCCGGTGACCCGGACTGGGCGGCCCGTGTCGCGGCCCACCGGGAACGCCGCCCGGGCAGCTGGCGGACTCTGGAGAGCTGTGAGCTGGTGCCCCTGCTGGCCGAGAACGGCCCACCGTTGCTGATCGACTGCCTGTCGCTGTGGCTGACCGATGCCATGGACCGGGTGGACGCCTGGGACGACGAGGTGTGGGAGTGCTCGGGCCGTGAGGCACTGCACCGCCACGTGGCGGAGCTCGTCGCGGCGGTGCGCGCCACTCGCCGCACGGTCGTCGCGGTCACCAACGAGGTCGGTTCGGGTGTGGTGCCGGCGACGGCGTCGGGCCGCCGCTTCCGCGATGAGCTGGGCCGCCTGAACACGGCGTTCGCCGCCGAGTGCGAGCACCTGCTGCTGGTCGTGGCCGGCCAGCCGCTGGTCCTACGGGGCTGA
- the cobT gene encoding nicotinate-nucleotide--dimethylbenzimidazole phosphoribosyltransferase, with product MSSLNLDDFSDLIERPDGGVRREAEERRERLVVPPGALGRLDELGEWLAAAQGDVPVRPVERPKAVLFAGDHGVAELGVSGRAAGTAYTLVRDVLDGSSPAAVLARQLNVPVRIVDAGLDCDPELLPAAVVSHRVRRGSGRIDIEDALTRDEAERAVRLGMAIADEEADSGTDLVVIGDLSVGGTTAAAALIAALCGTDASVVTGRGGVAIDDLAWMRKCAAIRDSLRRARPVLGDQVELLATVAGADLAAITGFLLQAAVRRLPVILDGVVSAACALVAQRAAFRAPDWWLAGQVSGEPAQAKALDRMALSPLLDQGVTVGEGTGALLALPFVLASAALAAELPERTPDTGDAVEPEDGPAGGDTADDEDPTD from the coding sequence ATGAGCTCGCTGAATCTCGACGACTTCTCCGACCTGATCGAGCGCCCGGACGGCGGTGTCCGGCGCGAAGCCGAGGAGCGCAGGGAGCGGCTGGTCGTGCCGCCCGGCGCCCTGGGACGGCTGGACGAACTCGGGGAATGGCTGGCTGCCGCCCAGGGGGACGTGCCCGTACGGCCCGTGGAGCGACCCAAGGCGGTGCTGTTCGCCGGGGACCACGGCGTCGCCGAGCTGGGCGTGTCGGGGCGGGCGGCGGGCACCGCGTACACGCTGGTGCGGGACGTGCTGGACGGGTCGAGCCCCGCCGCGGTACTGGCCCGGCAGCTGAACGTCCCGGTGCGGATCGTCGATGCCGGACTCGACTGCGATCCGGAGCTGCTGCCCGCCGCCGTCGTAAGCCACCGGGTGCGGCGCGGCAGCGGGCGTATCGACATCGAGGACGCCCTCACCCGCGACGAGGCGGAGCGGGCCGTGCGCCTCGGGATGGCGATCGCCGACGAGGAGGCCGACTCGGGCACCGATCTCGTCGTGATCGGCGATCTCAGCGTGGGCGGCACCACCGCCGCGGCGGCGCTCATCGCCGCGTTGTGCGGCACCGACGCATCCGTGGTGACAGGCCGGGGCGGTGTCGCCATCGACGACCTCGCCTGGATGCGCAAGTGCGCGGCGATCCGCGACTCGCTGCGGCGCGCCAGGCCGGTCCTGGGCGACCAGGTGGAGCTGCTGGCCACGGTCGCCGGGGCCGACCTCGCCGCGATCACGGGCTTTCTGCTGCAGGCCGCGGTACGGCGGCTACCGGTGATCCTCGACGGTGTGGTGTCGGCGGCATGTGCCCTGGTGGCGCAGCGTGCGGCGTTCCGGGCGCCGGACTGGTGGCTGGCGGGGCAGGTCAGCGGTGAACCGGCACAGGCAAAGGCGCTGGACCGGATGGCGCTCAGCCCGCTGCTGGACCAGGGGGTGACGGTCGGCGAGGGCACCGGGGCACTGCTCGCGCTTCCGTTCGTGCTGGCGTCGGCGGCGCTCGCGGCCGAGCTGCCGGAGCGCACACCGGACACCGGGGACGCGGTGGAGCCCGAAGACGGGCCGGCCGGCGGGGACACGGCGGACGACGAGGACCCGACGGACTGA
- a CDS encoding adenosylcobinamide-GDP ribazoletransferase, translating to MSSKTAAGPVTGIRFAFGTLTVLPTRVTRWDREAARAGMLCAPVAGLVVGLLGAAAGALLLLAGAGPLLAAVATAAVPAVLTRGLHLDGLADTADGLGSGKPAPEALRIMKQSDIGPFGVITLVFTLLAQIAALAELYGGNGREGGDWARGAGAAVLAGVVARLALTLASRGGVPAARPEGLGAAVAATVPGRAAATAVLLVLTAAAGVGAGTAALVGTPADPLGRAVAAVAAASVALLVAEFLLRRCVRRFGGVTGDVFGAVEETAATAALVALATL from the coding sequence ATGAGCTCCAAGACCGCCGCCGGGCCCGTGACCGGCATACGTTTCGCCTTCGGCACCCTGACGGTGCTGCCGACGCGGGTCACCCGCTGGGACCGGGAGGCGGCCCGCGCGGGCATGCTGTGCGCCCCCGTGGCCGGTCTGGTGGTCGGGCTCCTCGGCGCGGCGGCGGGTGCGCTGCTCCTGCTCGCCGGGGCGGGGCCGCTGCTCGCGGCGGTGGCCACGGCCGCCGTACCGGCCGTGCTCACCCGGGGACTGCATCTCGACGGACTCGCCGACACGGCGGACGGGCTGGGCAGCGGCAAGCCGGCCCCGGAAGCGCTGCGGATCATGAAGCAGTCGGACATCGGCCCGTTCGGAGTGATCACCCTGGTGTTCACCCTGCTGGCGCAGATCGCGGCCCTGGCCGAACTGTACGGCGGCAACGGCCGGGAGGGCGGTGACTGGGCCCGGGGCGCGGGAGCGGCCGTACTCGCCGGGGTGGTGGCTCGGCTCGCCCTCACCCTCGCCTCACGGGGCGGCGTTCCGGCGGCGAGGCCGGAGGGCCTGGGGGCGGCCGTGGCAGCCACCGTGCCGGGGCGGGCCGCGGCTACGGCCGTACTGCTGGTCCTCACCGCCGCGGCCGGGGTGGGCGCGGGCACCGCCGCGCTGGTCGGCACGCCCGCCGACCCGCTGGGACGCGCCGTCGCGGCCGTGGCAGCCGCCTCGGTGGCGCTGCTCGTCGCCGAGTTCCTGCTGCGGCGCTGTGTGCGCCGCTTCGGCGGGGTGACGGGCGATGTGTTCGGGGCCGTCGAGGAGACGGCGGCCACGGCCGCACTCGTCGCGCTCGCCACGCTGTGA
- a CDS encoding leucyl aminopeptidase, translated as MTALTLSTAGAATLRADAIVVGVAKSPKGGNGLVVAPGAEAVDKAFGGKLATVLETLGAAGAEGEVTKLPAPSGLKAPVVLAVGLGAAPEKDETYQAETLRRAAGSAARALTGSKKAAFALPIEASEDAEAIAEGALLGAYAFTAYQDGNGGLSGSAKSTKNAKGTDRKQPLAEVALLGAKPRDKAYKASAERAIALAEEINRARDLVNTPPNDLYPESFAAVAAAAGKEHGLKVQILDEKALVKGGYGGILGVGQGAANGPRLVKLVYTHPQAEKSLAYVGKGITYDSGGISLKPAGHNETMKCDMSGAAAVFAAVVTAARLGLKVNVTGWLALAENMPSGTATRPGDVLRMYSGMTVEVLNTDAEGRLVLADAISKASEDNPDAIVDVATLTGAMMLALGNRRFGIMANDDAFRTSIHEIAEEVGEDSWPMPLPADLRKSMDSPTADIANMGERMGGGLVAGLFLKEFVGEGITWAHLDIAGPAFHEGAPYGYTPKGGTGSAVRTLVRLAERTASGDLG; from the coding sequence GTGACTGCTCTCACTCTCAGCACGGCCGGCGCGGCGACGCTGCGCGCCGACGCGATCGTCGTCGGCGTCGCGAAGAGCCCCAAGGGCGGCAACGGACTTGTCGTCGCCCCGGGCGCGGAGGCCGTGGACAAGGCGTTCGGCGGAAAGCTCGCCACCGTCCTGGAGACCCTCGGCGCCGCCGGTGCCGAGGGCGAAGTGACCAAGCTGCCCGCGCCGTCCGGGCTCAAGGCGCCGGTCGTCCTGGCCGTCGGCCTCGGTGCGGCTCCCGAGAAGGACGAGACGTACCAGGCCGAGACCCTGCGGCGGGCCGCCGGTTCCGCGGCCCGCGCCCTGACCGGCAGCAAGAAGGCCGCCTTCGCGCTGCCGATCGAGGCGTCGGAGGACGCCGAGGCGATCGCCGAGGGAGCGCTGCTGGGCGCGTACGCCTTCACCGCCTACCAGGACGGCAACGGCGGTCTCTCCGGAAGCGCCAAGAGCACCAAGAACGCCAAGGGCACAGACCGCAAGCAGCCCCTCGCCGAGGTCGCGCTGCTCGGCGCCAAGCCGCGCGACAAGGCGTACAAGGCCTCGGCCGAGCGTGCCATCGCACTCGCCGAGGAGATCAACCGCGCCCGGGACCTGGTCAACACCCCGCCGAACGACCTCTACCCCGAGTCGTTCGCCGCCGTCGCCGCCGCCGCCGGCAAGGAGCACGGCCTCAAGGTGCAGATCCTGGACGAGAAGGCGCTCGTCAAGGGCGGCTACGGCGGCATCCTCGGCGTCGGCCAGGGCGCGGCGAACGGCCCGCGTCTGGTGAAGCTCGTCTACACGCACCCCCAGGCGGAGAAGTCCCTGGCCTACGTCGGCAAGGGCATCACCTACGACTCGGGCGGCATCTCGCTGAAGCCGGCCGGCCACAACGAGACGATGAAGTGCGACATGAGCGGCGCCGCCGCCGTCTTCGCCGCCGTCGTCACGGCCGCGCGCCTCGGGCTGAAGGTGAACGTCACCGGCTGGCTGGCGCTCGCCGAGAACATGCCGTCCGGCACCGCGACCCGGCCGGGCGACGTGCTGCGTATGTACAGCGGCATGACGGTGGAGGTGCTCAACACCGACGCCGAGGGCCGTCTCGTGCTCGCCGACGCGATCTCCAAGGCTTCGGAGGACAACCCCGACGCGATCGTGGACGTGGCCACGCTGACCGGCGCGATGATGCTGGCGCTGGGCAACCGGCGGTTCGGGATCATGGCCAACGACGACGCGTTCCGCACCTCCATCCACGAGATCGCGGAAGAGGTCGGCGAGGACTCCTGGCCGATGCCGCTCCCGGCCGACCTGCGCAAGAGCATGGACTCGCCGACCGCCGACATCGCGAACATGGGCGAGCGGATGGGCGGCGGCCTGGTCGCCGGCCTCTTCCTCAAGGAGTTCGTCGGCGAGGGCATCACCTGGGCCCACCTCGACATCGCGGGCCCCGCCTTCCACGAGGGCGCCCCGTACGGCTACACCCCCAAGGGCGGCACCGGCTCCGCGGTCCGCACCCTGGTCAGGCTCGCCGAGCGCACCGCGTCGGGCGACCTGGGCTGA